One window of Acuticoccus sediminis genomic DNA carries:
- a CDS encoding GntR family transcriptional regulator, with amino-acid sequence MNLTDPLHSEDDAARRGLRSLAQKNLAQEVYAELKRGLMTGGFLPGAKLKIRDLADVLGVSPTPVREALMQLVADGALTQTAGRSFAVPELDADDYDEVRRLRVLIEGEGASLAAARATEADVRALEEVHDALIRAKAAGDFRGALIWNEKFHRGLCELSGSKRLIRIVEGLWLHMGPLMNVLYQNRQMPAYSESRHGHLDVLEGLRTRNGDMARDAIQQDITGAAGEILRNLRGSKST; translated from the coding sequence ATGAACCTGACCGATCCCTTACACTCCGAGGACGACGCGGCCCGTCGCGGCCTCCGCTCGCTGGCGCAGAAGAACCTGGCGCAGGAGGTCTATGCCGAGCTGAAGCGAGGGCTGATGACCGGCGGCTTCCTGCCCGGCGCGAAGCTGAAGATCCGCGACCTCGCCGACGTTCTCGGCGTCAGCCCGACCCCCGTGCGCGAGGCGCTGATGCAGCTCGTCGCCGACGGCGCGCTGACGCAGACGGCCGGGCGCTCTTTCGCCGTCCCGGAGCTCGACGCCGACGACTACGACGAGGTGCGCCGCCTGCGCGTCCTCATCGAGGGGGAGGGGGCGAGCCTCGCCGCCGCGCGCGCCACGGAGGCCGACGTCCGCGCCCTCGAGGAGGTCCACGACGCGCTCATCCGCGCCAAGGCGGCGGGCGACTTCCGCGGAGCGCTGATCTGGAACGAGAAGTTCCACCGCGGGCTGTGCGAGCTCAGCGGCTCGAAGCGGCTGATCCGCATCGTCGAGGGCCTGTGGCTGCACATGGGGCCGCTCATGAACGTGCTCTACCAGAACCGCCAAATGCCCGCCTACAGCGAGAGCCGCCACGGCCATCTCGACGTCCTGGAAGGCCTGAGGACGCGCAACGGCGACATGGCCCGCGACGCGATCCAGCAAGACATCACCGGCGCGGCCGGGGAGATCCTCAGGAACCTCCGGGGTTCGAAATCCACCTGA